One window from the genome of Echinicola vietnamensis DSM 17526 encodes:
- a CDS encoding TolC family protein, which produces MRKQCLVLLGMMAAIYSAFGQEELSFEKAIIKGLENNYDVKIALQDKKVTEIDKKIGVGALLPSLDATYGRTTSTEDVEQQFVNESTPRNIDGAKSTGENFNINAIYGFRYEAVVALKRLGKLDEIGELQAKVVIENTVAAISEAYYRLATELERYEVLQETLELSQQRLDIAKSQYELGGSSKTEYLAAQVDYNTDRSMLVSQEQVIRTARINLNELMALDDTQNFVITDSILINKDLTLGPLVDQAMDQNKMLLINRRQENVAYLQLKEIQAQRLPYLSLDGNYRQSVSNSDAGFLIQNKREGYSFGATIGINLFSGFTLNRQIQRARVQQESQAYILDQYEVQLKSDIYRAFNVYENSKQRLEIERQNYLVVEENTDIAFDRFKTGLTSYLEFRDAQVNRLNAESRLIDAIFSTKVAEVELMRLAGKIYYKSNDEEILR; this is translated from the coding sequence ATGAGGAAGCAGTGTTTGGTTTTATTGGGCATGATGGCGGCGATATATTCGGCATTTGGACAAGAAGAACTCTCTTTTGAAAAAGCCATTATCAAGGGCTTGGAAAACAACTACGATGTAAAAATTGCCCTTCAGGACAAAAAGGTCACTGAAATCGACAAGAAAATAGGAGTGGGCGCCTTGTTGCCCAGTTTGGACGCTACCTATGGCAGGACGACCAGTACCGAGGACGTAGAGCAGCAGTTTGTCAATGAAAGCACTCCCCGAAACATCGATGGGGCAAAATCCACCGGGGAAAACTTTAACATCAATGCCATCTATGGTTTTCGATATGAGGCGGTAGTCGCTTTAAAGCGTTTGGGAAAGCTCGATGAAATCGGTGAACTGCAGGCCAAAGTGGTCATTGAAAACACCGTGGCGGCCATTTCTGAAGCCTATTACCGACTTGCCACCGAACTGGAGCGCTACGAAGTACTCCAAGAGACCCTTGAGCTCTCCCAGCAGCGGTTGGACATTGCAAAATCCCAATATGAGCTGGGCGGAAGCTCGAAAACCGAATACCTTGCTGCCCAAGTAGATTATAATACGGACAGGTCCATGCTCGTTTCTCAAGAGCAAGTCATCCGGACTGCCCGTATCAATCTGAATGAGCTGATGGCCCTGGATGACACCCAAAATTTCGTCATTACGGACAGCATATTGATCAACAAGGACCTCACATTGGGGCCGTTGGTAGATCAGGCCATGGATCAGAACAAAATGCTTCTGATCAACAGAAGACAGGAGAATGTCGCCTACCTGCAGCTTAAAGAAATCCAAGCCCAACGCCTACCCTACCTTTCTCTGGACGGGAATTACCGCCAGTCCGTCTCCAATTCCGACGCTGGCTTCCTCATCCAGAATAAGCGCGAAGGATACTCCTTTGGGGCTACCATCGGCATTAACCTCTTCAGTGGCTTTACCTTGAACCGCCAAATCCAACGGGCCCGTGTACAGCAAGAAAGCCAAGCCTACATCCTGGACCAATATGAAGTCCAGTTAAAATCGGATATCTATCGGGCTTTTAATGTCTATGAAAACAGCAAGCAACGCCTGGAGATCGAACGACAAAATTACCTTGTAGTAGAGGAAAACACCGACATTGCCTTTGACCGATTTAAAACCGGACTGACAAGCTACTTGGAGTTTAGAGATGCCCAAGTAAACCGGCTCAATGCCGAAAGCCGCCTAATCGATGCGATCTTCAGTACCAAAGTGGCAGAAGTGGAATTGATGCGATTGGCAGGAAAGATCTATTACAAAAGCAATGACGAAGAAATACTGAGGTAA